In the Cytophagales bacterium genome, one interval contains:
- a CDS encoding ABC transporter permease, with protein MLRTFLLVAIRNFRKNKLTTSINTIGLVLGFSTFILLSLSVYNDVSYDRWNEKSYRTYRFTTIDEALGVTSNEVAISNPRMPLAAKEEIPEVELASRVLYAGQQRMEKGDVGYYSDHALYVENDFFEIFDLPIQNRDETLKQFEQPHKLILTTSFAEIVFGRGGEKLGKILEINDQSWEVVGLMDDLEQNSHLEYDVLMSLYPAQADSSLAQYIDSWNGLGMIGYAALTEGADEKTVEAKLAEIALANDVNDFWIPQLQPLEDIHLQSSGILFDFYHENKGDKVYVYALSGVALFILLIAAFNFVNLTTAQSTTRAKEIGIRKVVGSSRSLLISQHMIESIFMAFMAMVLSMGIIYIAVEEAGLNMNFELMPLITNNPIVLPAFLGLSLVIGALAGLYPALVLSSIKSVNILRGKFHASSNGIWLRKVLVVLQFVAAIGMICTTLIVSRQIYFIKNKSLGFNKERIVTINVNDGGLSDGMPSFQDQLAQNPSVLQSSFSSNMPGRTFGRGGVNVEGGNEDEPWIVSVMSVDENYFETMNIQMAAGRNYGASYGADQNESIIINQAMMESLGWDEAVGKKLVFGTGENATTRTVVGVIEDFHFSNMRHKIEPLMIYYNPDPNSNFNVKISPENISETMQYLETTWLETFPNYPFDYQFFDQEFNEIFASDEFFAGLVAAFTWLSIILSCLGLFGLSFFMVEQRKKEIGVRKVLGSTIRQIVTLLMREFVVLIVLANIITWPIAYWYTDKWISDFQYRIDLLSISNLSVYVFAGLGALIIAMIAVSYKSINAAIANPVKSLRDE; from the coding sequence ATGCTACGTACTTTTTTACTGGTGGCAATCCGTAATTTTCGGAAGAACAAGCTCACCACTTCCATCAATACCATTGGACTTGTCCTTGGTTTCTCCACTTTTATCTTACTAAGCCTATCGGTCTATAACGACGTTTCGTATGATCGATGGAATGAAAAATCTTACCGAACTTATCGGTTTACCACCATCGATGAAGCACTGGGCGTAACTAGCAATGAAGTTGCCATTTCCAATCCTCGCATGCCACTAGCTGCCAAGGAAGAAATCCCAGAAGTGGAGCTGGCGTCCAGGGTGCTGTATGCTGGACAACAACGAATGGAAAAGGGAGATGTCGGCTACTATTCGGATCATGCTCTTTATGTCGAAAACGACTTCTTCGAGATTTTCGATCTGCCCATCCAAAACCGGGATGAAACCCTGAAACAGTTTGAGCAACCGCATAAATTGATCTTGACAACATCTTTTGCCGAAATTGTTTTCGGCCGTGGTGGTGAGAAATTGGGCAAGATACTGGAGATCAATGATCAAAGCTGGGAAGTGGTCGGTCTCATGGATGATCTGGAACAAAATTCACACCTGGAATATGACGTATTGATGTCCCTATACCCCGCTCAGGCAGACTCTTCGCTGGCGCAATACATAGACTCATGGAATGGTCTCGGCATGATCGGATATGCTGCACTCACCGAGGGTGCGGATGAAAAAACGGTAGAGGCAAAATTGGCCGAAATCGCCCTTGCTAATGATGTAAATGACTTTTGGATTCCGCAACTGCAACCTCTTGAAGACATCCATTTACAATCTTCGGGGATCCTCTTCGACTTCTATCATGAAAATAAAGGCGACAAAGTTTATGTCTATGCGCTATCAGGAGTGGCTTTATTCATTTTGCTGATCGCAGCATTCAATTTCGTGAACCTTACTACTGCTCAATCCACGACCCGCGCCAAAGAAATTGGTATCCGAAAGGTGGTGGGTAGCTCTCGCTCATTGTTGATCAGTCAGCACATGATCGAATCGATATTCATGGCATTCATGGCCATGGTCCTCTCCATGGGAATCATTTACATCGCCGTGGAAGAAGCAGGACTCAACATGAATTTCGAGCTCATGCCTCTCATTACAAATAATCCCATAGTGCTGCCCGCCTTTCTGGGGCTGTCTCTTGTTATTGGCGCATTGGCGGGCCTCTACCCTGCCCTAGTATTGTCTAGCATCAAATCCGTAAATATCCTTAGAGGAAAATTCCACGCGAGTTCGAATGGCATCTGGCTAAGGAAAGTATTAGTAGTACTTCAATTCGTGGCGGCGATTGGAATGATCTGCACCACACTCATCGTTTCGCGCCAGATCTATTTCATCAAAAACAAAAGTCTGGGATTCAATAAGGAGCGAATCGTAACCATCAACGTGAATGATGGCGGGCTTAGCGATGGCATGCCAAGTTTTCAAGATCAGCTTGCACAAAATCCAAGTGTGCTGCAAAGCTCCTTTTCCAGCAACATGCCCGGAAGAACGTTCGGTCGTGGTGGCGTAAATGTAGAGGGTGGTAATGAAGATGAACCCTGGATCGTGAGTGTAATGTCTGTTGATGAAAACTATTTCGAGACGATGAACATCCAAATGGCCGCCGGTCGAAACTATGGAGCGAGCTATGGGGCGGATCAGAATGAATCCATCATCATCAACCAGGCCATGATGGAATCCCTCGGATGGGATGAAGCCGTCGGGAAAAAGCTGGTATTTGGAACGGGAGAAAATGCAACAACCCGAACAGTAGTGGGAGTCATTGAGGACTTTCACTTCTCCAACATGCGGCACAAGATTGAGCCGCTGATGATCTATTACAATCCTGACCCGAATAGCAATTTCAACGTAAAGATCAGTCCTGAGAATATCAGTGAAACCATGCAATACCTTGAGACCACCTGGCTGGAAACCTTCCCCAACTATCCATTCGATTACCAGTTCTTCGATCAGGAATTCAACGAGATCTTCGCCTCGGATGAGTTCTTTGCCGGGTTAGTGGCTGCCTTCACCTGGTTATCGATCATTCTTTCCTGTCTTGGCCTATTCGGATTGTCCTTCTTCATGGTGGAACAGCGTAAAAAAGAAATTGGGGTAAGAAAAGTATTGGGGTCCACCATTAGGCAAATTGTAACCCTGCTGATGAGGGAGTTTGTGGTCCTGATCGTCCTTGCCAATATCATTACCTGGCCCATTGCCTACTGGTACACGGACAAGTGGATCAGCGATTTCCAGTATCGGATTGATTTATTGAGCATTAGCAACTTATCCGTTTACGTATTCGCTGGACTTGGTGCATTGATCATCGCGATGATCGCGGTAAGTTATAAATCCATCAATGCAGCCATCGCTAATCCGGTGAAGTCTTTAAGAGATGAATAG
- a CDS encoding SMP-30/gluconolactonase/LRE family protein, with protein MKRNPVQIIVFLLILSSCTGTSESQQASEQQTDPSNDMPFKVEILDERALEIIDKNAEFKVLASGFTWTEGPLWVEEGNFLLFSDIPNNKVYKLDENNNTTTFITPSGYTGLGSYGSEPGSNALLLNNEGELILMQHGDRRVARMNATFDNPQSDFSTVVDNYEGQRFNSPNDGVFDQSGNLYFTDPPYGLPGKMEDSRKELSFQGVYCQLASGELVLIDSLSRPNGVTLSTDQKRLYVAVSDPGHAVWYQYDVVSPGQLNNKQVFYDATQLVGQEGQQGLPDGMKMHSKGFLIASGPGGVWVFNLEGKPVARIYTGQLTSNCALSTDEKRLFLTADDYILEVALK; from the coding sequence ATGAAACGTAATCCTGTTCAAATTATCGTATTCCTTTTGATTTTGAGTTCCTGTACAGGGACAAGCGAGAGCCAACAAGCATCGGAACAACAGACCGACCCCAGCAACGACATGCCTTTTAAGGTGGAGATTCTGGATGAACGAGCCCTTGAAATCATTGATAAAAATGCGGAGTTCAAGGTGCTGGCGTCAGGGTTCACATGGACGGAGGGGCCCCTCTGGGTGGAAGAAGGAAACTTTTTGCTGTTTTCCGATATCCCGAACAACAAGGTTTATAAGTTGGATGAAAACAACAACACGACCACCTTCATCACTCCGTCTGGCTATACCGGGCTAGGATCCTATGGAAGTGAGCCAGGGTCTAATGCTTTGTTGTTGAACAATGAAGGTGAACTGATATTGATGCAACACGGGGATCGAAGGGTGGCAAGGATGAACGCTACATTTGATAACCCTCAATCAGATTTTAGTACAGTGGTCGATAATTATGAGGGTCAGAGGTTCAATAGCCCCAATGATGGCGTATTTGATCAATCGGGAAATCTCTATTTCACGGATCCACCTTATGGATTGCCTGGCAAAATGGAGGATAGCCGGAAGGAACTCTCTTTTCAGGGAGTTTACTGTCAACTTGCTTCTGGTGAGCTGGTCTTGATTGATAGCTTATCCAGGCCCAATGGGGTTACGCTTTCTACGGATCAAAAGCGACTGTATGTGGCAGTCTCTGATCCCGGGCATGCGGTTTGGTATCAATACGATGTGGTAAGTCCGGGACAGTTGAACAATAAACAAGTTTTTTACGACGCCACTCAACTAGTAGGGCAGGAAGGGCAGCAGGGACTTCCCGATGGGATGAAGATGCACAGCAAAGGGTTCTTGATTGCTTCTGGACCTGGAGGAGTTTGGGTATTTAACCTGGAAGGTAAACCAGTCGCCAGGATCTACACCGGCCAATTGACCTCAAACTGTGCGTTATCTACCGATGAAAAGCGACTCTTCCTCACGGCGGATGATTACATCCTTGAAGTGGCATTGAAATAG
- a CDS encoding T9SS type A sorting domain-containing protein: MRKIILLLTLIAGTMVLIYKVQDVSDLNQKIVEKKETVKQEKGTNDPYQDWLDKKTAKKKMGIAKADQPEMHGIIQRQLRTRDGDDGPKYGPNQVMEEYAAAKKRSSKNAARTENMEFIERGPGNVGGRTRGLVIDPDDPNQETFYAGSASGGIWKTTDNGANWSYLSDDIPNLGTNTLVMAPSNTDVMYAGTGEHFTNDIDGAGLFKSTDRGNSWTQIADPSDYPDFRNVSRIVVDPNDENTVIATTRSSVWGPFSSAIYKTEDGGSTWTQLRSSTNERHDDIDYDPSDFSTLYVAINGVGVIKSTDEGLTWEYVNNGLSPGGRVEITVSPVNTNRIWASSQGSVSGTGSDLYVSNDGGANWFLAINESGTNEDFLGGQGWYDNIITPHPYDANKVYVGGVNTFLFELAEGDAEDLTIIAVNYDAAPSFMNFVNFTGNASQGFEFGGVAERDLLPVEVRFGQGTQMAHRFSVGGQGPGVAAEDYIYEDYVEVPFQVWDTRNDVQLMASFRDQQEDGTWNLIATNTDGAGSTHSREYLYIHNIPYSETAADTITQDGGHENGQMYFFWTTLAAGATFDPDDLPESQLAVVFNVTPAVYRNTTVVSDAYNAFNGINSFPQSTRAQGLHPDQHNYVVYDKNDDDQTFRILVGNDGGVYTTERGTSPGPAQGDFNFISNGYNTTQFYGADKAPGENRFIGGTQDNGTWYHPDGTEGGADVNAVFGIGGDGFEALWHSSDPDKIIGGSQFNGFSRTLDGGETWIGASNGFDDDGPFITRLAHHKQLPDRIFTTGATGVWFSNDFGGEWSAATMNNANTWSFSNAADVEVSYANPDVIWAGGRLNEANRLHVSTDGGQTFNETENYDVFNMGSVAGIGTHPTEENTAYALFSFAGFPKVLKTTDLGETWEDISGFDGSGAASSKGFPDVAVNCLFVFPSDNNRIWVGSEIGIIESLDGGESWNLMENNMPPVNVYDFKLAENQLVIATYGRGIWSVELEGIVIAPIVEQVYVEPTGGLNFNFNFSEAFDSIQVFLEGEIIGTIYDNEIGSLSQVYENRGLSGNRRVNLSAYLDGQIFTSVERLTFMFEPTDISGSYGTNFSASFGDFIGSGLQIRTEEGFEARALHSPHPYGDAMESVFYLRVPIEVAASDATLTYEDVALIEPGEDGTEFGDFEFWDYVVVEASSDGLNWIPLEDGYDARRYPEWLAAYEAGENGTSELFQSHSINLLDHFNAGDNILIRFRMFADANTNGFGWVVDDFYIQDIALSAEKELSSKITISPNPVESIATIQLGDLTPSRVEIIDLNGRVLQSIQPKSGSREIQWNRGNLKGGLYIARFEIDGQLVSKKFVLN, encoded by the coding sequence ATGAGAAAAATTATACTGCTTTTGACATTGATTGCTGGCACCATGGTCCTGATCTATAAAGTTCAGGATGTGTCAGATTTAAATCAAAAGATTGTCGAGAAAAAAGAAACGGTCAAACAAGAGAAAGGCACAAACGACCCATATCAGGATTGGTTAGATAAAAAGACGGCCAAGAAAAAAATGGGAATCGCCAAGGCCGACCAACCTGAAATGCATGGTATCATACAACGTCAATTGAGAACCCGAGACGGAGATGACGGACCGAAGTATGGACCGAACCAGGTGATGGAAGAGTATGCGGCGGCTAAAAAAAGAAGCTCTAAAAATGCGGCAAGAACAGAAAACATGGAGTTCATTGAAAGAGGGCCTGGAAATGTTGGTGGAAGAACGCGTGGCCTGGTGATCGACCCGGATGATCCGAATCAAGAAACCTTTTACGCCGGATCTGCTTCCGGAGGAATCTGGAAGACCACTGACAATGGAGCTAACTGGTCTTACCTTTCTGATGACATTCCCAACCTGGGCACCAATACGCTCGTCATGGCCCCATCTAATACGGATGTCATGTATGCGGGTACCGGCGAGCACTTCACCAATGATATCGATGGAGCAGGATTATTCAAATCAACAGATCGAGGAAATAGCTGGACGCAAATCGCTGACCCCAGTGACTACCCTGATTTTAGAAATGTATCCAGAATCGTGGTAGATCCCAACGATGAAAATACTGTGATCGCTACGACGAGAAGTAGCGTATGGGGACCTTTCTCATCCGCTATTTATAAAACTGAAGATGGAGGATCGACCTGGACGCAACTTAGGTCCAGTACCAACGAACGACACGACGATATCGATTATGACCCTTCTGATTTCAGCACGTTATATGTTGCTATCAATGGCGTGGGCGTCATCAAGTCCACTGACGAAGGTCTAACCTGGGAATATGTCAACAATGGCCTGTCTCCTGGCGGAAGGGTAGAAATTACTGTTTCTCCAGTGAATACGAATCGTATCTGGGCCTCTTCACAGGGAAGTGTTAGTGGTACAGGCTCTGATCTCTATGTCTCCAATGACGGAGGTGCAAACTGGTTTCTGGCAATCAACGAATCGGGCACCAACGAAGATTTCCTTGGTGGTCAGGGTTGGTACGATAATATCATCACGCCTCATCCGTATGATGCTAATAAAGTCTATGTCGGTGGTGTCAATACTTTTTTGTTTGAGCTAGCCGAAGGAGATGCAGAAGATCTTACGATCATCGCTGTAAACTATGATGCAGCACCTTCTTTCATGAACTTTGTCAACTTTACAGGTAATGCCTCTCAAGGGTTTGAGTTTGGTGGTGTTGCCGAGAGAGACTTATTGCCAGTAGAGGTTCGATTTGGTCAGGGAACTCAAATGGCGCATCGATTCTCTGTCGGTGGGCAAGGACCAGGTGTCGCTGCTGAAGATTATATCTATGAAGATTACGTGGAAGTTCCTTTTCAGGTATGGGATACACGAAATGACGTTCAGTTGATGGCATCTTTCCGGGATCAACAGGAAGATGGTACCTGGAACTTGATTGCCACGAATACCGATGGTGCGGGTTCTACCCATTCAAGGGAATACTTGTACATTCACAACATTCCTTATTCTGAAACTGCGGCAGATACCATTACCCAGGATGGGGGTCATGAAAACGGACAAATGTATTTCTTCTGGACAACACTTGCTGCTGGTGCTACTTTCGATCCAGATGACTTGCCGGAGAGTCAACTAGCAGTCGTATTTAATGTAACTCCTGCTGTCTATAGAAATACCACAGTAGTTTCAGATGCCTACAACGCTTTCAATGGCATCAATAGCTTTCCTCAATCCACCCGTGCACAAGGTCTTCACCCTGACCAGCACAACTATGTCGTTTATGATAAAAACGATGATGATCAGACGTTTAGGATATTGGTAGGTAATGACGGTGGTGTCTACACAACAGAGAGAGGCACCTCACCTGGCCCTGCACAAGGCGATTTTAACTTTATCAGTAATGGCTATAACACCACCCAGTTTTATGGGGCAGACAAAGCTCCTGGTGAAAATCGATTCATCGGTGGCACGCAAGATAATGGAACCTGGTATCACCCAGATGGGACTGAAGGCGGTGCTGATGTCAATGCGGTCTTTGGTATTGGTGGTGACGGGTTTGAAGCGCTGTGGCACAGCTCAGATCCTGACAAAATCATCGGTGGTTCACAATTTAATGGTTTTTCAAGAACCCTTGATGGTGGAGAAACCTGGATTGGTGCTTCCAATGGCTTTGATGACGATGGCCCATTCATTACAAGATTAGCTCACCACAAACAGCTGCCAGACAGAATCTTTACTACAGGGGCGACTGGCGTATGGTTTTCCAATGATTTTGGAGGAGAATGGTCAGCTGCCACCATGAACAATGCTAACACCTGGTCTTTTTCAAATGCTGCGGACGTAGAAGTTTCATATGCCAACCCTGATGTAATCTGGGCAGGTGGCCGTCTGAATGAGGCCAATCGTTTACATGTGTCTACGGACGGTGGACAAACATTCAACGAAACAGAAAACTACGATGTGTTCAATATGGGATCCGTGGCTGGAATAGGTACACATCCAACTGAAGAAAACACCGCTTATGCCTTGTTCTCTTTCGCGGGATTCCCTAAAGTGCTGAAAACGACCGACCTGGGTGAAACCTGGGAAGACATTTCTGGTTTTGATGGTTCAGGAGCAGCAAGTTCCAAAGGCTTCCCGGATGTAGCTGTAAACTGTCTGTTTGTTTTCCCAAGCGACAATAATCGCATTTGGGTAGGTTCTGAGATCGGGATCATCGAATCTCTTGATGGCGGTGAAAGCTGGAATCTCATGGAAAACAACATGCCGCCGGTCAATGTTTATGATTTCAAACTGGCAGAAAACCAATTGGTCATTGCCACCTATGGACGAGGTATCTGGAGTGTAGAATTAGAAGGAATTGTCATAGCTCCTATCGTAGAACAGGTTTATGTAGAGCCTACAGGAGGCCTGAATTTTAATTTCAATTTCTCTGAGGCTTTTGATTCGATTCAGGTCTTCCTTGAAGGTGAAATCATAGGCACCATTTACGACAATGAAATAGGATCACTTTCACAGGTATATGAAAACCGTGGGTTAAGCGGCAATCGAAGAGTCAATTTATCGGCTTATCTCGACGGGCAGATCTTCACCTCTGTAGAACGTTTGACGTTCATGTTCGAACCTACGGATATCAGTGGCTCTTATGGCACCAACTTTAGTGCATCTTTTGGCGACTTCATCGGAAGTGGTCTACAGATCAGAACTGAAGAAGGATTTGAGGCTCGGGCCCTACACAGCCCGCACCCATATGGCGATGCGATGGAAAGTGTATTCTACTTACGCGTGCCGATCGAAGTAGCCGCTAGTGACGCAACATTGACCTACGAGGACGTTGCATTGATTGAGCCCGGTGAAGACGGGACAGAATTCGGTGATTTCGAGTTTTGGGATTACGTAGTAGTGGAAGCCTCTTCTGACGGGCTCAACTGGATTCCTCTCGAAGATGGCTATGATGCACGACGTTATCCTGAGTGGCTAGCTGCCTATGAAGCAGGAGAAAATGGAACCTCAGAGCTATTCCAATCTCATTCCATCAATTTGTTGGATCACTTCAATGCTGGAGATAATATCCTGATACGCTTCAGAATGTTTGCAGATGCCAATACCAACGGATTTGGTTGGGTTGTTGATGATTTTTATATCCAGGACATAGCGCTGAGTGCTGAAAAGGAACTTTCCTCAAAAATCACCATCAGCCCAAATCCTGTCGAATCAATTGCGACGATTCAATTAGGCGACCTGACCCCTAGCCGGGTAGAAATTATTGACCTGAACGGAAGAGTATTGCAATCGATCCAGCCTAAATCAGGAAGCAGAGAGATTCAGTGGAACCGCGGCAACTTAAAAGGCGGATTATACATCGCCAGATTTGAAATAGACGGTCAGTTGGTGAGCAAGAAATTCGTGCTCAATTGA
- a CDS encoding GDSL-type esterase/lipase family protein, translating into MVKVYTGKAPMNPTHLLQNIHRPMILVCIVHFLLLAGCSEEETSKPVSDSINKIMPLGASRVEGDRPEYESFRFELWLLLTDGNWDFDYMGTRTDGGSYPAIRDKPSFDRNHEGRGGWTSGDILEGIDGWLAETGAPDIVLFSSPGGNDALLGLDYDQAVSNINAIIDAIQVVNPEVTIIIEQLAPGHSEIMTGELLMYFDQIQRDLPQLAQEQTTDTSQVIVVDMFTGFTDDLLADDVHYNTAGAKFIAQRYYAMLESVLK; encoded by the coding sequence ATGGTTAAGGTATATACAGGAAAAGCACCCATGAACCCTACACACTTACTACAAAATATCCATCGCCCCATGATTCTGGTTTGTATTGTCCATTTTTTACTACTTGCTGGTTGTTCGGAGGAGGAAACTTCTAAACCAGTCAGTGATTCCATCAATAAAATCATGCCTTTGGGTGCTTCACGGGTAGAAGGAGATCGCCCTGAATATGAAAGTTTTCGATTTGAGCTTTGGTTATTGCTGACGGATGGAAACTGGGATTTTGATTACATGGGCACACGAACTGATGGAGGCTCTTATCCTGCCATACGAGACAAACCGTCATTCGACCGGAACCATGAAGGCCGGGGAGGCTGGACTTCCGGAGATATTTTAGAAGGAATTGATGGTTGGTTAGCTGAAACGGGTGCACCGGACATTGTGCTTTTCAGCTCTCCTGGGGGAAATGATGCTTTGCTAGGGCTTGATTATGATCAGGCTGTATCAAATATCAATGCCATCATCGATGCTATTCAGGTAGTAAACCCCGAAGTAACAATCATCATTGAACAGCTGGCCCCTGGACACTCAGAGATCATGACAGGTGAATTGCTGATGTATTTCGATCAGATCCAAAGGGACTTACCGCAGTTAGCACAAGAACAAACAACCGATACTTCTCAGGTAATCGTTGTGGATATGTTTACAGGTTTTACCGATGATCTGCTTGCGGATGATGTACATTACAATACAGCTGGTGCTAAGTTCATCGCACAACGGTATTATGCGATGTTGGAGAGCGTCTTGAAATAA
- a CDS encoding DJ-1/PfpI family protein, producing MRITLTTIVLVIVFMSNAQNAEVGFVCGPCGCGQDEVFHDKPGNCEACGMELFAAYKRKYKPSRGQVTNAPRKTVAILLFPGVQIIDYTGPWEVFGQANWNVFTVAKTDELLETAMGMQVKPHYTFKDVPEADFLLVPGGNVQHNDTDIQKWLQQQATEKEQILSVCNGAYHLGAAGLLDGKQATTFAPLIPGLSQVAPKAEVLSDVRWTDNGKILTSAGLSSGIDAAIYLVSKYQGLGNAQRIATHLEYDWSPDKGFVRASLADMHLQGFGQFINQFDREWLRYEGDQNEWYMEVAVDTELSESELMKVIEFQAEKGYDWAKSGKGWTYEVKGQQWEANFNIEKGEAAKKIIKFRVQKA from the coding sequence ATGAGAATTACACTTACTACTATCGTTTTAGTAATCGTTTTTATGTCCAACGCACAAAATGCTGAAGTAGGTTTTGTTTGTGGCCCTTGTGGTTGTGGGCAAGATGAAGTTTTTCATGACAAGCCGGGCAACTGTGAGGCTTGTGGTATGGAATTGTTTGCCGCATACAAAAGGAAGTACAAGCCCAGCCGAGGCCAGGTGACCAATGCACCAAGAAAGACCGTGGCCATTTTACTATTCCCAGGTGTTCAGATTATTGATTATACGGGACCTTGGGAAGTTTTTGGACAGGCCAATTGGAATGTTTTTACCGTGGCCAAAACGGATGAACTACTGGAGACGGCCATGGGCATGCAGGTCAAGCCGCACTATACTTTTAAAGATGTGCCAGAAGCCGACTTTTTGCTGGTGCCTGGAGGTAATGTTCAACACAATGACACGGACATACAAAAGTGGCTGCAGCAACAAGCCACAGAGAAAGAGCAAATTTTGTCTGTTTGTAATGGCGCTTATCACCTGGGGGCTGCTGGGCTATTGGATGGCAAGCAAGCAACCACCTTTGCACCTTTGATCCCGGGACTCTCACAAGTAGCTCCTAAAGCGGAAGTGTTATCTGATGTGCGATGGACGGACAATGGCAAGATCCTTACTTCTGCCGGTTTATCATCCGGCATTGATGCCGCCATCTATCTGGTCAGCAAATATCAGGGGTTAGGGAACGCCCAACGGATAGCCACACATTTGGAATATGACTGGAGTCCTGATAAAGGATTTGTACGGGCATCATTGGCAGATATGCACCTGCAGGGCTTTGGACAATTCATCAATCAATTTGACCGGGAATGGTTGCGATACGAAGGAGATCAAAATGAATGGTATATGGAAGTGGCTGTCGATACGGAGCTTTCAGAATCCGAGTTGATGAAAGTCATCGAGTTCCAGGCAGAAAAAGGGTATGATTGGGCAAAATCTGGTAAAGGCTGGACTTATGAAGTCAAAGGCCAACAATGGGAAGCGAATTTCAACATTGAAAAAGGTGAAGCAGCTAAGAAGATCATCAAGTTTCGGGTGCAGAAAGCTTAA